The DNA sequence TAAAAGGCAAATATGCCTGTTCAATTACTAAGGACATTCGTATCATATTTGAGCTGTCAGACAACACAGTTCACCTGCTCAACATAGGCTCTCACGACGAGGTTTATTGATAACAGCAAAAACGTAGAGCACAGAGGAAAAGTTAGCGGGTTCAGGCACGAGATGAGGACTTAGCAGGCGCCGGCTTTTTAAATAATCTCAACGTGCAGTTGTTTATGAAATGCGTTTGCTATCTTAGTTAAGGTCTTAACTGTCGGATTGGACTTAACGGTGTTTTCAAGCCTCTGATAAACCTGGTAGGTAATTCCAAGTCTCTGTGCCAGGTCGCTTTGGCTTAATCCCTGTTCCTGCCGTAATTTTCTCAGAAATATCGGAATTGATACTTTGGGCTCCGGCTCAACAAGATAAATGTTATCCCCTTT is a window from the Nitrospirota bacterium genome containing:
- a CDS encoding type II toxin-antitoxin system HicB family antitoxin, yielding MIRLQYPAVVTYIEEDNDYLVEFPDLKGCITDGETIEQALFNAKEALTGYLAVVFERDHSVPEASDLKGDNIYLVEPEPKVSIPIFLRKLRQEQGLSQSDLAQRLGITYQVYQRLENTVKSNPTVKTLTKIANAFHKQLHVEII